Part of the SAR324 cluster bacterium genome is shown below.
TCGTTCAATCTGCTTCAGAATGTGTTCATGCACCTGTTCAGAAACTCGCTGGATCACGGCATTGAAGCTCCTGAAACTCGTGTTCAGCGGCAGAAACCGGAGCAGGGAAGTATCCTGCTGGATGCTCGAAGTTCCGGTGACTGCCTTGAGGTGGTGTATCGCGATGACGGTCAGGGATTATCTCTGGGGAAAATTCGAGAGAAAGCTCTGGCGCAGTCTCTGATCATGTCTGATCATGAAATGGAACCGGAGCAACTTGCTGAACTCATATTTCATTCCGGATTCTCCACCAGCGAGCAGGTTTCAGAAATTTCAGGAAGAGGCGTCGGCATGGACGCTGTCAAACAGTTCCTCCACGATCATGGCGGGGATATCCGTCTCCGCCTGCTTCAACCTTCAGAGCTACCGGAACAGGCAGCCTTTGAGTTTGTCATCACCCTGCCGGGGTCAATGGCAATTCTTCCGCTCAATCATCCAATTTGACCATTTCATTCCGGGAAGTCCTCCAATTTGACCATTTTCAACCAGACCCCTCATTGTTTTTCAGTGTCTGCCGCTTTATTCTCTCTGCCAAACTAATCTTTCTTTATTCAAAAATACTACTTTGAGGGGATAGCAATTTATAGACGAATACCCTATTGAAAGATATTAAAACTAACAGCGGATTGTGAACAATAAACAGGGATCATGAACGGAATTTCATATTTCAAAGCCTCTCCATTGCTGATGACCAAACTCAGGGCGCCATCTGTTTCCGAACAAGCACTGGTCCGTTCCCGATTGATCACAGCGCTCAATGATGGGCTGAACCGCAGACTCACCGTGGTTTCTGCACCGGCCGGATTTGGCAAGACCACCCTGTTGAGCCAGTGGACATCCGCGCTTTCCTGTCCCTCTGTGTGGATTGCTCTGGATGAAGAGGACAACAGCCCGTTGCGGCTTCTGCATTATCTATTGACGGGCATCAAGGCCATTGTGCCTGAAATTGAGAATTCACTTGAAAAGATATCTCATTCCGCGCGTATCCCGCCCATCAAAACAACCATGAGCTGGCTGATGAATGAACTCGAGCGGGTTGCTCAGCCCATCGTGCTTGTTCTTGATGATTATCAGATGATTCAATCCCGGGAAATACATCAGGCGGTTCAATACAGTCTTCAGAATCTGCCAGCGAATGTGCGTCTGGTATTATCGACCAGAAACAGACTGCCGTTCGCGATTGCCAAATTCAGGGCGCGTCAGCAGTTGATTGAACTGGAGGAACAGGATTTGCGGTTCACTCTCGAAGAAATGTCAGAGTTTCTGATCCATAAACTGGAAACAGGGTTGTCCGCCAAAGAACTGGATCTCCTGTATGACCGCACCGAAGGCTGGATCGCCGCAATCCAGATGGCCGTGCTGTCCTCCGCCGGTTCTCATGACTTGTCGTCAGCCATCCGTGAATTTTCAGGAAAGCATAAATATATTGCCGATTATCTGATGGAAGAACTTTTTCGCGATCAATCGTGGGAAGTCAGGGATTTTCTGAGAATGACCTCCATTCTGCGTTCCATGACAGCGGAACTCTGCAATGCTGTCACAGGACGCGAGGACAGCCATGACATTCTCGGATATCTGGAAAAATCCAATCTGTTTCTCATCGGACTGGACTCTCACAGAAAATGGTTCCGTTATCACAACCTGTTCACTCAGTTTCTGCAGAACCATCTCACCGAAGAATCCCCGCTACTCATCCGGCAACTCCATCTGACAGCAAGCCGGTGGTATCTTTCCAGCGGCATGGATGATGAGGCGCTCCATCACCTCATTGTCATTGAAGATTATGAGAAAGCCGCTGATGTTCTGGAAGGCATGGTTGAAAACCTGCTCAGGCAAAGTGAGATTTTCATGGTGCTTGAACGGCTGAGGACTATCCCCGACGAGGTGATTCATTCCAGAATCTGGCTGTGTTTCGCCAGAGGCATCGCGCTGTGTCTCATTGCCCAGCTCAAGCCCGCGCGGGAGTATCTTCTGCTGATAGAATCACTATGGAACAGCATGTCTCCCGCACAGCGGCAGGAAGAGGCCTATTCGTCCATGTCGGGCTATCTGGACGTGATGCGCAGTTACCTGGAACTTTGTCTGGGAAGTCCTGAACAGGGAATCCTGTATGCTGAAAACTCACTGGCCCGGCTCAAGCAGGATGATAGCGTCATGCGGAATATCGCGCTGATCTGCCTTGGACACGCGAATCTGCTGGCGGGCAATACACGCCAGGCTCTCGCCGCGTTGAGCAATGCCCATCAAATGAGTTCCCAGACATCCAACATGTACACCATGATGATTGCCAGCTATTTGCTGATTCATTTCTGGATTCAGGCCGGTTATCTGCGTGAGGCGGTGGCACTGGCCGAGAAACAGCGACTTGACGTGGAAAACAACCATTGGACAGAATTTCCCGCCACCGGATTTCTGTACATCGCTTTCGCTGAACTGGAATATGAACTCAACGCATTGAGTAATGCCGAGCATTATTTCACAAGGGGACTGAAACTGGCAGAAAATGGAAACATCAAGGATCTGACCTTTTATGGAAGCTGGGGAATGGCCCGTCTGCAATACGCGCAGGGAAAAACCGCGGAGGCGTTTCAATGGCTGAACAGGGCCATTGACCTGAAGGAATGGTATCAGGTTCCATTTTATGCTGAACAGATTGATTCCTGCGCCGCACAGTTCCGGATCACCCAGGGACAACTGGAGCAAACAGGTCAATGGTCGGAACGTTATAGGTTCAATTCCATGGGAACGGAATATCTTCATGAAAAAAACCTGCTTGTCAGGGTTCGCTATCACCTTGCTGTGCGCGATCCGGATTCCGCCATGACGCTGATCACCACGCTGGAAACCTCCATCCGCCGGAACCACAGGCAGGGACGGTTGATTGAGCTACTCGCCCTGAAAAGTCTGACTTTGTATCACATGAAAAAAAACACTGAGGCCTTTTCAGTTCTGGATGAAGCCCTGTCCCTGGCGGAATCCCAACGGTATATCCGGACTTTTCTGGATACCATGCCCACGATCAGCAATCTGCTGAGTCAGTTCATGAAACACAGGAAAAATAACCCGCTGATCTATCAGTACGCCTGTCAGTTGCTGAATGCCTGTGATCAGAATCAGCCTGTCTGTGAACCGAAAGGGGTTAACAAACTGCTCAGCCAGCGCGAATATGAAATCCTGCGGCTGATGGCGGATGGCGAGGATAATAAATCCATCGCCGCCCGGCTTTTTGTGGAACTCAGTACCATCAAAACCCACATCAAGCATATTTTCAACAAACTCAACGTCCACAGCCGTACCCAAGCCCTGGCCAAAGCACGGGAGATGGATCTTTTTTAGGCATGGTTCAAACGGGTAACGGTGTCATCTCGACCGAAGGGAGAGATCCTCCTTGGAGTCCGGGATCCCTCACAGGCGTTCGGGATGACACGGATATCTGAATATCCGAAATATTGAACCATACCCTTTTTAAAATATTCCAGAGAGATTGGGGGTTAACCATGAATGAACATTTTCTGATCAGCCAAATGACAACAGGCGATGTCATTACAGCGTTATTGATCCTGATTGGCGCATGCGTGATGGGACTCGCCGCCAAAGGAACCGGACGGATTTTCAAACTCATCACCGGAAGCACCTACGCGCGCGCATGGAAAATTCTGCTGGTGCTGATGCTGTTTTTTCTGGCGGGCTACCTGGGCGTGATCGTTCTGCTGTATTTCGGAATGAGTTCCCTCATTCTTGTTTTAACAGGGGTGGTGTTTCTGTTCGGAGCGGTTTTTGTACAGATGGTGGTTTGCACAGGATTCCTCACCATCAGGGATCTGGTGCGGGCACAGGAATCCATTCGCAAAAAAATGGCCGATCTGCACACGCTGAACATCACCGGTGAGGTGCTGGCTGGAACCCGTGACCAGAAACAGGCCATCAAGACAGCCCTGGAGGTCATGAAATCCCAGATCAATGTTGAACGGGGTTCCGTCTACCTGTTCAACCACCAGACCGGTATTCTGGAAAACTATACGGTATACCCGCCCTTGGTCCGGGGTGTCGCTGAATTCCCGAAATCATTCAGACCGGGTGAGGGGCTTGCGGGAATATCCCTGAAAGAGAAAAAAATCATCTATGTGCCTGACACCTCACAAGCTCATGATTACGTTGGGCGGATTTTCAGAGGAGAGACGCAATCCCTCCTGTGTGTTCCCATGATGGATGATCAGGAAGTGTTCGGCGTGATGAATTTTTCGGGAAAAATTGGAGAGGTTCATTTTGAACCGGAAGACGAGGAATTTGCCATGACCCTGGCCAGACTGACCGTGGTCACCATTAAAAATATCCAGATGGTGTCCGTGATTGAGGAACAAAACCGGAATCTGGAGCAGAAAGTGCTGGAACGCACCGAACAGTTGCGCCACAAGACACGCGACATTCAAAGCATGCTCAACAACATGCGCCAGGGGGTTCTGACCATTATCGAGGGCGGTATCATTCATCCTGAATATTCTTCATGGCTGGAACAGATGTTTGAGCAAAAAAATCTGGGGGGAAATTATTTCGCGGATCTGCTGTTTGACAACTCAAACCTTGGCAGTGATCAGCTCAATCAGATTGAAACCGCGGTTGATGCGATTATGGGTGAAGACGCCTTCATGTTTGAATGCAATCAGCATTTGTTTGTCCATGAATATCAAAGAAAGACCAGCGATGGTTCCAGCCGGATTCTGGAAGTGGACTGGAATCCCATCCTTGATGAAAGCGACAGCATTGAAAAAGTCATGGTCACCATCAGGGATGTGACAGAACTCCGCGGGTTGCAGATGGAGGCGGAACAGCAGAAACAGGAACTGGAAATTATCGGACAGATTCTCGCCATTTCCAAAAATAAATTCGATGAGTTTCTGGAAACGTCCCACCAATTTCTGAAGGAAAACACCGAAATCATACGCGGTACCGCCAGCAGGGATATTGACGTGCTGGCCACCCTGTTCCGCAATATGCACACCATCAAGGGCAACGCGCGTACTTATGGACTGAAATTTCTGACCGATACCATTCATGAGGCGGAACACACCTATGACCAGCTCCGCCGTGAAAAAGAACTCGCCTGGGACCGTGAACGCCTGCTGTCTGAATTATCTCACGCCGAGGAGATTCTGGGACGCTATGAAAACATCTACAGAACCAAACTGACAGGGAACACCGGCGAAGAAGAGACGCATAACCGGAAGATTCTGGAACAGATCGCTGATTTGAGCGGGAAAAATGGTGATGATTCGCAGATTCTGCGGCAAATCAGAGCTGTGCTGGACACACGTGATACCTGCACCATGGAATATCTGCTGGAAGGGATTCTCAAGGCGTTGCCCTCTTTGGCCAAAGAACTGGATAAGCCATCGCCGCTGGTTTCCATACAGGATCACGGTATCCTGATCAGACAGGACAGCGTGACGCTGTTAAAAAGCGTATTCACCCATATTTTCAGAAATTCAATGGATCACGGCCTTGAATCCCCCAACGAACGAAGCCATGCTGGAAAACCCGAAACGGGAACCATCACTCTTGAACTGCTACAGGATTCCACAGGCTGTCTGATCAAATTTCAGGATGACGGCCGCGGCCTCAATCTGAAAACATTGCGTGAAAAAGGCCTTCAGTCCGGTTATTTCCAGCAGGATAAAACTTACAATGACCGTGAAATCGCCGAAATTATTTTTCTCTCCGGAATTTCCACAGCGCAACAAATCAGCGGAATTTCCGGACGCGGTGTCGGGATGGACGCGGTCAGAAAATTTCTGGAAAAACATGGCGGTTCCATCGAAATCGCCTTCACCCGCCCGCATGAAGGCGATTACCGGCAATTCTTGTTTCTGATCCATTTGCCGGCGGACACGGTTGTCAGTGATCCGTCACAAGCCGACGGAAAGCATGGCAATCGGACGCGGGAGGGCTGAACGACAAACAGACACTGACACGTCAAACGAGTATTTTACACCATTCTCAACATTAATCCGGCAATGCGATGCTCTTCAGTCTTGTTCGTTTAGACTATTTCCTCCCTCATGGCTTATTGCTGTTCATCAATGCGTTTGTTTGTATTTTCCTGGCGTCAATCACCATTCAAACAGGAAGAGAAGACAGGAAACATCAAATCTTCACCATTTTTCTGATCATTGAAACGATCCATTATCTGGGAGCGGCTATCAAGGATATGCTCCCTGTTGAGATAGCACTATACCTCGTTCGAGGGTACTCCCCTATTTATCTGTTTACAATTCCCACAGGAATCCATTTTGTTCATGAAGTATTGGGCCTGAAGAAGAGGCGTTGGCTGGTGAAAGGCCTCTATCTGCTGATTGCGCTCTCGATTCCGTTGGTTGTGACCTCACACTACATCACGGAATTAAGAGCGGGTGACTTTGGTTACATGATCCGGAGCGCGTGGCTTCAGAAAACCATGAGTTTGCTGGCACTGGTATGTCTCATTTACGGGGTATTCCTGCTACTTCGCGGAATTTTGAGTGATATCGCTTCACAAAAACAAAGGGAGCTATGGTTTATTCTGACAGGTTTCGCGTTGAACGCCATACTGCAAGTCCTGGGATCGCTATTATCCGTAATGGGCCTGAAGACCTATCTGATCGCGGATTTTTCCTTTATTCCCTTGATGCTCACCAGTTACGGGCTTCTGCGTTACCATGTGACGGGAACTCTCCACAGTTGGGTGACTCATCGAAGAATCACCCAGTTGGTACTCCTGGTGATCTGGATTCCGCTTCTGGTGACTTTCCTTCATTTGATATTATCGCGACAAGGCACCTTCCGTCCTGATTTCGCGACACGTTTTCTCAAGTATTCGTTACCGCCCTTGTTCACGGTGCTGGTCTGTTTCGGGTTGGCATCCTTCTGCGCGACCCGGGGGGACCGGAGCAAAAAAACAATTATCTTCGGCTTGAGCGTCTGGGGGTGGGGCCTGCTTGCGCTGGACATGATTTATGGACAACATTTGATGTCTGCCGGGTTGTCCCTGAAAATCATGCGAATCGTCGATGCTTTTTCTGTCTGGCAACCCGCTTTGGTGATTCATCTGGTATATCTGTTGTTAAACAATCCCCATCGCCGCCTGATTTATCAGTGTTATCTGTTCGCGATTTTCTGGACTCCATTGAGTCAGACGGAGCATTATTTTGCGGGAATGACGGAGTTTTTCTGGGGATGGTATCCTGTCAAACAATGGGCTTATGAGGTGTTTGGCGCGGTCGCCGGAGCTGTCTTGCTTCGTAGCGTCTGGCTTTTGTATCAGTCATGGAAAGCCTGCGCCGCCGGACAGAGGAAAGAACATCTGTTTGTGTTTGCGGGGGTGGCGGTTTCCGGAGGGTTGAATCTGGCGAGTATGCTACCCATGTTTGGTTTCGCGGTGTATCCGTTGGGGAATTTCACCTTTATCCCCATGCTTTTGATGGCTTATGGCATTTTCCATCATGATCTCCTGAAACTCAATCCGGCGGCCAAAAAAATGATTCGGCTGAGAGTGGTGCAAACAATCACCGTTCTGGGATATGCCTCTCTGATTCCAATTATCGTATATGCCACTCACGGATTAACCTGGAGTTACGTGTTAGATAAAACAATCCCCTATGGATTGCCTCCTCTGGCTTCGTTTTTATGTTGCCTGACTCTTTCGATTTTTCTGTTCCGTATAGCCCACAACAATACAGAGTCCCAGCTTTTCAGCCTGATTTGCCTGCTGTATGCCATTCTCAATAGCAGAACTTTTCTTTCCGGCGTGGTCCCTGACGCTCACAAGGCCTTGATGATTGATCGCTGGGCACACTTTTTCTTTGTGATGAACACAGGGGTCAACATGCATCTGCTGTTTCTGGTCACCCATCAGCAAAAACGCTGGTGGATCTCCAAACTCTATTATGGCATCGGGATTGTAATGATTCCTCTGAGCCAAACCTCCTGGTATTTTCAGGGAGAGAATCTGTTTTATTGGGGATTTTTTGCTCAAAAAAATATTCTTTTTGATTTCATGAGTCTGGTTTGGTTCATCGGGGTTGTTTACGCCCTCACCCGGTTGGTTCTGTTTTATCGACAAAATACACGTCCCGTTGAAAAGCAACGCATTTTTTATCTGATGACAGGATGGGTGCTTTCAAGCCTCATGATCTTTGGAAATATACCTGCCCTTCATGGTTATGACATCTACCCCGCAGGCAATTTCATCTTTATTCCCATGTTGGTCATGGCCTATGGCATCCTGATTTACAATCTTACGGATGTGCTTGGTTTTCTAAGGAACCTGTTCTATTGGGTTGCTGTGATCGGCTCTTTAATCCTGCTGATGTTTGTTGTCAATGACGCGATCACTTATTGGGCAATCCCCATTCCCTGGTCACTCTTGCTGGAAGTAGGGTGTGGGGTCACCGGATACGGGGTCTTTAAAATCCTTTGGAAATCCGTACTGGATTTGTTTTTTCCCACAGAACGGATTTCACAGAAGACTTTTAATTTTCTGATTGAGTTGTTGTCACAGGCCACTCGTTATCGGGAACTGTTTCAATTTGTGGCCTATTCCTTTTTCCGCCTCTTTCCCGCGGGAAAAGTCACCCTGGCGGTCGCCTTGAACGCTGATTCCGACCAACTGGAGGGCTGGGCCTATCAGGGACTGAAGAGAGGTTTTTTTGAGAATAGCTATCAACCGGGTGACAACGAGGCTCCCGTTGTGTTGTCCGTGAATCATCCCTTGCTGAAATGGATAGAAAAACAGCCCCTTCTGGTCACTCAGGAAGACGCTTTTCAATGGATGCTGAATCAGGGCGAACCAATTGCCCTCGATGATTTACTGTTTCAGACAGAACTGATTCAACCGATTGTCTATGAAAACAAACTGACAGGGGTGCTCCTTGTGGATGAAAAAATCAATAACTCCGCCTATTCAACCGAGGAGCGGAATTTTATTTATCAGGTCGGCATGGCCCTGGGACCTTATCTGCACAGCATCAGTCTCATGGAAAACCTGGAAGAGCAGGTTCGCCAGCGCACCCGGGAGATTTCTCATATCAATCAGGTCATGAGAGTCGCGAACGCTACCCTGGATATGGAAGAAGTGATCCGCGTGGTGATGCGATCGCTTAGCGGGATTCTGGATTTTAATCAATGTGGTATTTTTTTACTCAATCGGGAAACGCAGAAAATAGAGCTTTCCAACTATTATGGCACAGACGTAACCCCTGCCAGACTTCATGCCATCCAGCGGATTGACCTGCCATACCGTGATTATGTGAGTTATCTGTGTGAGGCGTGTCTGACCCGGGAAAGCTACTATTTTTCACCCATAACGCAAGAAATGCTCCATTCTTTTTTTAAGGCTGATCTTGAGATTTGTAACATCAATCCAATCGCCGCCATCATCATGTTTCCCCTGCTCATTCAGGATAAACCCATTGGAACCCTGGTGTTTGCTCATACCACCGAGCCTTTTTCCTTGCGTGAAGAGGATCTGGACAAGAT
Proteins encoded:
- a CDS encoding GAF domain-containing protein encodes the protein MLFSLVRLDYFLPHGLLLFINAFVCIFLASITIQTGREDRKHQIFTIFLIIETIHYLGAAIKDMLPVEIALYLVRGYSPIYLFTIPTGIHFVHEVLGLKKRRWLVKGLYLLIALSIPLVVTSHYITELRAGDFGYMIRSAWLQKTMSLLALVCLIYGVFLLLRGILSDIASQKQRELWFILTGFALNAILQVLGSLLSVMGLKTYLIADFSFIPLMLTSYGLLRYHVTGTLHSWVTHRRITQLVLLVIWIPLLVTFLHLILSRQGTFRPDFATRFLKYSLPPLFTVLVCFGLASFCATRGDRSKKTIIFGLSVWGWGLLALDMIYGQHLMSAGLSLKIMRIVDAFSVWQPALVIHLVYLLLNNPHRRLIYQCYLFAIFWTPLSQTEHYFAGMTEFFWGWYPVKQWAYEVFGAVAGAVLLRSVWLLYQSWKACAAGQRKEHLFVFAGVAVSGGLNLASMLPMFGFAVYPLGNFTFIPMLLMAYGIFHHDLLKLNPAAKKMIRLRVVQTITVLGYASLIPIIVYATHGLTWSYVLDKTIPYGLPPLASFLCCLTLSIFLFRIAHNNTESQLFSLICLLYAILNSRTFLSGVVPDAHKALMIDRWAHFFFVMNTGVNMHLLFLVTHQQKRWWISKLYYGIGIVMIPLSQTSWYFQGENLFYWGFFAQKNILFDFMSLVWFIGVVYALTRLVLFYRQNTRPVEKQRIFYLMTGWVLSSLMIFGNIPALHGYDIYPAGNFIFIPMLVMAYGILIYNLTDVLGFLRNLFYWVAVIGSLILLMFVVNDAITYWAIPIPWSLLLEVGCGVTGYGVFKILWKSVLDLFFPTERISQKTFNFLIELLSQATRYRELFQFVAYSFFRLFPAGKVTLAVALNADSDQLEGWAYQGLKRGFFENSYQPGDNEAPVVLSVNHPLLKWIEKQPLLVTQEDAFQWMLNQGEPIALDDLLFQTELIQPIVYENKLTGVLLVDEKINNSAYSTEERNFIYQVGMALGPYLHSISLMENLEEQVRQRTREISHINQVMRVANATLDMEEVIRVVMRSLSGILDFNQCGIFLLNRETQKIELSNYYGTDVTPARLHAIQRIDLPYRDYVSYLCEACLTRESYYFSPITQEMLHSFFKADLEICNINPIAAIIMFPLLIQDKPIGTLVFAHTTEPFSLREEDLDKIQRYVTQIASAVNNAYLYESLKTTRLQLAESERVAAMIQTFQKFVPQQFLRRIAGNGLENISLGNAQSDDATILFSDIREFTRFSETISPQELLNFLNAYFQRMSGVLHQHEGFIDKFIGDAIMAIFDFPEGRNHSAAEQAVRAAIAMIQSLNEYNQYRASSGYQAIQIGIGIHSGPVIFGTVGSKDRMDSTVLGDTVNLASRLEGLTKRYGVSILVSDDTLALVEMNRFAGREVDFVRVKGKDRPVTIFEIYEQEPPPLKQLKRQAGIWISRGLRYRHLRQWEESQKSFEKALEVFPHDSVAKFHFHQYEEERLHYVSKIAEDGAFILETK
- a CDS encoding GAF domain-containing protein, with the translated sequence MNEHFLISQMTTGDVITALLILIGACVMGLAAKGTGRIFKLITGSTYARAWKILLVLMLFFLAGYLGVIVLLYFGMSSLILVLTGVVFLFGAVFVQMVVCTGFLTIRDLVRAQESIRKKMADLHTLNITGEVLAGTRDQKQAIKTALEVMKSQINVERGSVYLFNHQTGILENYTVYPPLVRGVAEFPKSFRPGEGLAGISLKEKKIIYVPDTSQAHDYVGRIFRGETQSLLCVPMMDDQEVFGVMNFSGKIGEVHFEPEDEEFAMTLARLTVVTIKNIQMVSVIEEQNRNLEQKVLERTEQLRHKTRDIQSMLNNMRQGVLTIIEGGIIHPEYSSWLEQMFEQKNLGGNYFADLLFDNSNLGSDQLNQIETAVDAIMGEDAFMFECNQHLFVHEYQRKTSDGSSRILEVDWNPILDESDSIEKVMVTIRDVTELRGLQMEAEQQKQELEIIGQILAISKNKFDEFLETSHQFLKENTEIIRGTASRDIDVLATLFRNMHTIKGNARTYGLKFLTDTIHEAEHTYDQLRREKELAWDRERLLSELSHAEEILGRYENIYRTKLTGNTGEEETHNRKILEQIADLSGKNGDDSQILRQIRAVLDTRDTCTMEYLLEGILKALPSLAKELDKPSPLVSIQDHGILIRQDSVTLLKSVFTHIFRNSMDHGLESPNERSHAGKPETGTITLELLQDSTGCLIKFQDDGRGLNLKTLREKGLQSGYFQQDKTYNDREIAEIIFLSGISTAQQISGISGRGVGMDAVRKFLEKHGGSIEIAFTRPHEGDYRQFLFLIHLPADTVVSDPSQADGKHGNRTREG